GTTGTCCACGATCAGGTCGTTCTCCACGGCCTCATTACGGGGGTTGGGCAGATTGTTCACCTGAGCTCCGGTGAGAGCGGCCACTTTCTTGGCCAATTCACCCACCTGATGGCTTTCGGTCATCTGGTTGAAGATCTTCACCCGCTCGCCCTGGGTTGGTGGATTCTCCAAGGCCAGCTGCACACACTTCACGGAATCGCGGATGTGAATGAAGGCACGGGTCTGGCCGCCGGTGCCGTGCACGGTGAGGGGGTAACCGATCGCCGCTTGCATCAGGAAGCGGTTGAGCACTGTGCCGTAATCGCCGTCGTAATCAAAGCGATTGGTGAGGCGCGGGTCGCGGTCGGTGGCATCGGTGTTGGTGCCCCAAACGATCCCCTGGTGCAGGTCGGTGATGCGGACCTTGTCGTTCTTGTTGTAGTAGAGGAAAAGCAGCTGATCGAGCGTCTTGGTCATGTGATAGACGCTGCCCGGGCTGGCGGGATGGAGAATCTCCTCCTCGAAGCGGCTGCCGTCCGGCTGGGGGACCTCCACCTTGAGGTAGCCCTCGGGAATCGTGGCGCCGCGGTGGGAGCCGTAGCCGTACACGCCCATGGTGCCGAGGTGCACCACATGGATGTCCTGGCCGCTCTCCACGATCGCGGCGAGCAGGTTGTGGGTGCCGTTGACGTTGTTGTCGACGGTGTAGCGCTTGGTGGCGCTGCTCTTCATCGAATAGGGAGCAGCGCGCTGTTCGGCGAAGTGCACCACCGAGTCGGGCTTTTCCTCGATCAGCAGATCGAGCAGTCGCTGGTACTCATGGGCGATGTCCATGTGCACGAAGCGCATCGGCTTGCCGCCGATCTCCTCCCAGGCCTTGAGACGCTCGCCGATGGTGGTGATCGGTGTGAGCGATTCCACCTCGAGGTCGATGTCGATCTTGCGCCGGCTGAGGTTGTCCACGAT
The sequence above is a segment of the Synechococcus sp. PROS-7-1 genome. Coding sequences within it:
- a CDS encoding NAD-dependent epimerase/dehydratase family protein — translated: MKVLVLGGDGFCGWPCAVNLADQGHDVLIVDNLSRRKIDIDLEVESLTPITTIGERLKAWEEIGGKPMRFVHMDIAHEYQRLLDLLIEEKPDSVVHFAEQRAAPYSMKSSATKRYTVDNNVNGTHNLLAAIVESGQDIHVVHLGTMGVYGYGSHRGATIPEGYLKVEVPQPDGSRFEEEILHPASPGSVYHMTKTLDQLLFLYYNKNDKVRITDLHQGIVWGTNTDATDRDPRLTNRFDYDGDYGTVLNRFLMQAAIGYPLTVHGTGGQTRAFIHIRDSVKCVQLALENPPTQGERVKIFNQMTESHQVGELAKKVAALTGAQVNNLPNPRNEAVENDLIVDNRCFIELGLNPTTLDDGLLKEVVEIATRYADRCDRNRILCTSAWTKTQAQAIATA